The nucleotide window CCCCAGATCCCTGTTTCCTATTGTAGTTTCTTGGTTCTTCAGCGTGCCGAGTGACTCACAAGTAAAAAGTAACAGGCTCACTTGGGATTAGCACGGGCAGGGCGCAGACCTTATTTACAGGGCCAGGCTTTTCCAGCAGGGGCGCACACGCCATAGCAATGTGTCACCGCGCTGCTTCCTGTGGGGGAAGGTTACCCAGGAAGCCTCctgtgatttttttgtgtgtgaaatagTGAAACCaagaaactcccccccccccccccccaggacgcTGGTGTGTAACATGTGGGGCCCACACTGAGCCAGCCGGCTCCCCTGTCCCTGCTAAGAGCGGCGCGTGCAGAGCAGGGTTATTTCTGGCAGGGCAGCAAGGGCCGCACGCAACTGACGTGAGTGTGACCGCTGCACCCGAGTGACCACCGCGGGGACCAGCCCCcccggcaggcagggagtctggaaGCCAGGCTGCACGGGGCCTGTCGGGGGctttgcagagctgggggggggggcgggaggcgccGCAGAGGGACTGGCGCCCCggggctgagggagaaggggcccagcCGCCCGCTCACCTGTTTCCCGCGctttgcagagctgggggggggggggaggcgccgcaGAGGGACTGGCGCCCCggggctgagggagaaggggcccagcCGCCCGCTCACCTGTTTCCCGCGctttgcagagctgggggggggggaggcgccgcaGAGGGACTGGCGCCCCggggctgagggagaaggggcccagcCGCCCGCTCACCTGTTTCCCGCGCTCGCAGCGGAAGGCGCCGTTCCCAGAGCGACCAGGCctgcgcggggcggggccgcTTTCCCGTGAGGCGCTGCCAGCTCCACCGAGGTAGGTGCgggtccctgcctgcctgcctgctggggGGCTCCAGAGCGAGAGCGGCCAGTGTCTGGGGCTCCACAGCGCCCATCCCCGTGGCGCCTGGGCTGCAAGTGTtcccggccgcgcccccccccccccccatagcttcTTCCCGGGCTGTGCTCCCTGTTGAAACCCGGCTCCCCAGGCCCTTAGGGGCCAGTACAGCCGTGGccgagcctgccccacccccagactgcagCGAGCGTGTGGCGTGTGGCGGTGGGAGAAGGGAGTTACGGTGGAAGAGGCAGTCAAAGTCTGTTGGTCAGGCGGGGTTTGCAGAGCCAGCCTGGAGCTTTGCGGAGACACGGAGGGAGGGCTGCCCTGCCCGAGTGGCTATTTGAATCCGCACTAGGCTCCCACGTTCGCTTGGGTTTCAAGTCAGGCCCGGTTGTTAGTATTTCCCTCTCTCCCGCGTGCAGCATGGATCAGTGTTGGAGAGCACGTAGCAATTCTTGTTGCAGGTACAGTCTGATGATCTTCACTCATGCGGACTTGTCTCCAGTGTATCCTGTTCATCCTTCTGTCTGATCCGTCTGTTCTTTACCAGAGTTTCACCATTGTGCTTGATACTGCAGCTGGGCTTTCCAGTCTCAAATTGCCAAGGCCCTTTTACAAATTGGAATCATCCAGTCATCTGTTACAGAGACTGATTTAAGCAATAACTTACCTATTACAGTTAGTAGTTCTTCAATTTCATAACCAagttcttcagaactcttggatgaatgccatctgggcCTGCTGACTTATCACTTTAATTTATCAATCTAATCCTCCTTTATTGCCATCTCTGTTGACAAATATTGAATATGATGCCCACGTGGAGGTGTTATGCACCTGGGTTGGACATTGGCCAGTCTAAATGCTCGGACATTGGTGTTTAACTCAGAATTGTCTTACATTTCTTCCATATCCCCCAACGCCTCTAATTATGTTTTGCCCCTCTAGATATGTGCATGCTGCTGTCCTGTGTGCACCTGATTCACCAACCTCTCCGGCGCATCCAGTCTTGGTTTGTCTTACCTTCACGCTCCTTCATGGATCTAAAAGCTCTAGTTTCCTCTTTGAATGactttgcttctctctctctggctgagaGTTGGGACAATGTAGGACTACTGGTAGAACCGAGCCCACCCCATTCTGTGAGCACGCTCTTCCTAACTAATGACCTTACAGAAGAAGTAATGCAGGAGGCATTGCAGAAGAAGGCAGATCTTATACTTTCTTATCACCCACCCATATTCCGAGCACTCAAGCGCATAACATGGAACACCTGGAAAGAACGTCTGGTGATCCGGGCTTTGGAACACAGAGTTGGCATTTACTCTCCACACACAGCCTATGATGCTATACCTCATGGAGTCAATAACTGGCTAGCCAAAGGACTTGGTGAGATACTCCTTTTTTCAgctgttacaggttgaacctctgtggtcccacatgattttagttagcaagaTGTCCACTTAAGCAGtaagccaagtttcccacagtcccataaaatttgtttacagccaccagtcctgattctcagtgttctgtgctggtacttagttctaatttacccataagtgtcttctaagagcccagtaagcagtggaagtgttggtaatgttgcttgtcaatattgacctcccatggtctagcaaattctctggtttggcaccagtcaggtctgaaagatgctggactagagaggttcaacctgtagtcagtTTCAATTACTCTTTATCAATATAGTATAAGTCTATGGGGAATGTCTTTATCAATTTTCCCATGTGTTTATGTGCACAATTTGAGattgagtggtgtggagagggtgaataaagaaaatttattcattagttcccataatataaggactagaagacaccaaactAATGTTTAAAActaaggtttaaaactaataagggaaagttcttctttacacagcgcatagtcaacctgtggaactccttaccagaagagactgtgaaggctagacctataacagagtttaaagagaagctagataaattcatggaggttaggtccataaaaggctattagccaggggaatggtgtctctggcctttgtttgtcagaggctggagatggatgggacgagacaaatcgcttgatctttgtctttgatccaccccctctggagcacttggtgctggtcactgtcagcagacaggctactgagctagatggacctttggtctgacccagtacggccatttttaGGTTCTGATGGTGCAAAGATGAAATCTATCAGTGAATCAGAGGCACTCAGATACCATTGATGAGGAtcaaaaaaataaaagtattgaGGAATATGTACATTTTTAGCTGACAGTGTaacaagacaggaaacaaagggtaggaataaatggtaaattttcagaatggagaggggtaactagtggtgtcccccaagggtcagtcctgggaccaatcctttttaaCTTActaataaatgatctggagaaaggggtacgcagggaggtggtaaagtttgcagatgataccaaactgtttaggatagtcaagacagaagcagactgtgagggactccaaaaagatctcaccaagctgagtgattgggcaacaaaatggcaaatgaaatttaatgtggataagtgtaaagtaatgcacatcgggaaaaataaccccaattataggtacaatatgatgggggctaatttggctacgacaaatcaggaaagagatctgggagttattgtggatagttctctgagaacttccacacagtgtgcagcagcggtcaaaaaggcaaataggatgctaggaattattaagaaagggatagaaaataagacacagaatatcttactgcccctgtataaaactatggtacgcccacatcttgaatactgtgtacagatgtggtctcctcacctcaaaaaagatattttggccttggaaagcgttcagaaaagggcaactaaaatgattaggggtttggaacgggtcccatatgaggagaggttaaagcgactgggacttttcagtttagaaaagaggagactgaggggggatatgatagaggtctataaaatcttgagtggtgtggagagggtggataaagaaaagttatttattagttcccataatagaagaactagaggacaccaaatgaaattaatgggtagcaggtttaaaactaatacaagaaagttcttcttcacacaatgtgtagtcaacctgtggaactccttgccagaggaggctgtgaaggctaggactataatagagtttaaagagaagctagataatttcatggaggttaggtccataaaaggctattagccaagggatagaattggtgtccctggcctttgtttgtcagaggctggagaaggatggcaggagacaaatcgcttgatcattgtcttcggtccaccctctctggggcacctggtgctggccactgttggcagacaggatgctgggctagatggaccttttgtctgatccagtatggccgttcttatgttcttatgactgggAGTAGCTGCGTGGGCTGGATGAAAGAGCTTGGCAGGCTATATTCAGTCTGCtgatagagcagggctgggcaagagcctAAGAGTAAAATAATGGAGGCTCTGTAGCCTGTTTTATATAGAAGACCAGATAATCTCAGTGGTTCCTTCTGACGTTGAAATCTATAAATATGCAGGAAGCCTACCTATAGAGTGGCTGAAATGAGAACCAAATCTAGATTTTCCTAGTCTTAGTTCAGGGCCTTGACTATCTAGCTGTCTCTTCCTAACAAGCAAGTGTAAGCAGTTGCTATGGGTACCACAGAGAGGTTACATGATGAGACTAAAAGGCAAAGTGCTATGCTTACTCATGAATAAGAGGTGTTATTTAACAGGCCAAATCATCATAAAAATACTGACGAGATTACTTTACACGATAAAGATAAGTTGAGTCTTATGTATGACCATAAACAACCTAGCAAAATTATGATATTTACTAACACAAGAACAAAATCTTCTTGCCCATAGTTATGATGATGATGACAAAGAATAATTTCAGTTTTATTCACCTGTCACACAAATGAAGTCTTCTGCAGTTACGTGGGCAAATAAAATTTTGCAAAACTGTTAAACTTCTGTAGTGTGTGTTGTTTTCTCAGGTGCCTGTACCACCATCCCATTACGCCCATCAATGGCTCCTAGCTACCCAACTGAGGGCACTCATCATGTGGAATTCAGTATGGGCCATACTGAGCACCTGGAAACAGTTATATCAAGCATACAGAAGATCCCAGAGATTTCATCTCTCATTACTGTCCCTGCCAGGTacttctgctgctttgaaaaatgTAATGTCAGAATCTCATTGCATTGTCATACCGTATTTCTCTGTTACTTGTTGATCATCCATAGAAGTCGCTGATCTTTCTAATCAGTCTGCTCCTTATGCTTGATTCACTTAGTGAGGCCACAGTTTAGTGAAATTAGGATTACTTTTGTACTGTCTGCTTTTGATGTCAAATGTAATTTTTGGTTGGCATCACTGAGTCAGGAACAGGCTGATCAAAAAGGGAAATGTGCTTCTTAAGATACAAGGCTACTGAACACATGGACCacatgtggtttgggtttatgtggggctcaacaggcagcctgcaggtgggatccaaaacgaaaaagtagtcaatataatggtcttctggtgatatgcgttttagcagttaaattcctagactgtcattgctcattaaaagtgctgtcatatgggtggaaatcgggtaaatattgaattgtattaatatcagcagaactgacttaaataggacttgcgtgttgtgtagtctcaccttaatatttgtattcatgcccgtcagtgtggaagaagctatttgcatatatatttgcatgtatatggaactacacttaagttgtggcctcggcatgtgctgtgaggatCATTGTGGCCCTGGAGcgtccaaagttgagtagctctgatctacAATAATGTgacttaacaaccaagtaaaagaagcagtgagagacagaggctaagaatgttaaatatcgagtaatttactagtcgagtagtcgatggaatttccattgactacttgactagtcagtaggcacttccgcattcctcctttgaaatgtggaaCTTCgtttgcagcctggggccagcgggaagtcccccTGACTCTGGGCTGCCTGCGGCATgcccgctttgaaatgtacaagagtccccactcagggctcttgttcatttcaaagtggaagctccctcatggagcctggggactCAGAGTGCCCCActtaccctgggctccatgctgcgctgcagctttgaaatgccatgtggagcccaggatcagctggggactctccagctgaccctaggctccatgcaaATGCCATGACAGGATTTCAAAGGGGCACCAttacatggagcccgggatcagctgtgtggtgctgcccgtTTGAAACGCCATCTTGGCACAATGCCTCACAGAGCTGACTTGGGGCTCCATATGGCACTctccctttgaaacgctgcagcagcatttcaaagaggcagctccaCACAGCCGATCCCAAGCTCCATGCAGTGGTGTCCCTTTGAAATCACCGCCaagacatttcaaaggggcagcgccacatggagcccagggtgagCTCCATGCGGCGTTGCTTTTAAACGCTGAGATGACATTTCAAAGGTGCAGTGCtacacagctgagcccgggatcaactgtgcgatgctgcccctttgaaatgctgctgctttgaagtacctgctctctcctcttctcccccctccgctttgctgcctctgacgGAAGCAGCAGCAtcgtttaaaaagcagaagttaaTGAAGGGTAAAATATAAtaaggaaggccaaaaaggaattaAAAGAACAGCTAGTccaaaactcaaaaggtaataacaaatttttttttttttttttaaagtaggtcagaagcaggaagcctgccaaactgCCAGTGAGGCCATTGGACGATTAAAATGCTAAAGAAGCACACAAGGActataaggtcattgtggagaaactaactGAATTCTTGCagtggtcttcatggctgaggatgttagggagattccaaaacctgagccattctttttagggacAAATCTCAGGAACTGTCCcagggtggatttgatttaaatcaaatggatttaaatcatgatttaaagaggCAACAGTGTCCGGGGGAGTAGGCAGCtttgcaggagccagtgctcatggagaGCCGACTTAAAGCTAGCTCCTATGTGTCtccccaccccgcactgctgcctctgtagcagatgAGTACTGgcttctcatacagaggcagcagcattggggggcaggtggctccccatatacaccagctccttcctgccccccccgttccccaGGTCTGCCTGCCCCCCTACTCCCACACTGCAGCATGGAGGGAGGGGTGTTGCATGTAACCGTGAACATTAACCAATGGGCTCaggcttagatttccagaaagcttctgacagggtccctcaccaaaagctcttaagtaagttgtcatgggataagagggatctcatgaattgataactggttaaaagacaggatacaaagggtaggaataaatgatcagtttctagaatggagagaggtatctagtgggctgtgtctacactgaaagtttttgcacaaaacggctggttttgcgcaaaaactcacggagTGTCCACATTAAAAGTGTGTTTTTGCAtgagaaaaagtacagtagatcgtaagaagacagggctttttgcacaagcattattcctcttatttctacaaggaataagcctttttgcacaagagctcttgcacaaaaaggcatgtgtggacggacccgttggaaaaagcacaggtgctgatggccattctgtgaatggccatcagagctttcttgtgcaagagtggccatggcagagtggacacactcttgtgcaaaaagcacatggaagtgtgaatgtgctcttgcgcaagaactttttgctgaagatctcttccgcaaaaagttcttggaTCAGTTCTattcaacacattcataaataatctggagaaaggggtaaacagctagcaaaacttgcagatgatactaaactgctcaagatagttaagaccaaagcagacttcaaaagaatttcacaaaactagatgactgggcaacaaaatggcaaatgaatgttaatgttgataaatgcaaagtaatgcatattggaaaacataatcccaactatacgtacaatgaTGGatactaaattagctattaccacttgagatcttggcatcattgtggatagttctctgaaaacatccactcaatatgcagcattcctaacagaatgttaggaattattttaaaaagggatagagaataagagagaaaatCTTATTGcctatatataaaaccatggcatgcccacatcttgaatacagcgtacagacgtggtcacctcatttcaaaagagatacattagcattggaaaaagttccgaaaagggcaacaaaaatggagGTTTGGAATGGCTACcagatgaagagaaattaaaaaaaaaaaaaaattggggcacctggcaatggccactgtttaggatactgggctgaatggatctttggtctaacccactatggccgttcttaagttcttatgaaAGAATAGACAGGTAATATTCTAAGGATTGGATAAAGTGTAATAATGTCTTATTGGAACTTATTTCCACTGTGGGATAGTGGGCCTTTAAATTGGAGATGGAGATTCTTGAGTTAATAGCCATCCTTTAATCCAAGCTTGGACTTACTATTAAATTTAGACTTTGTGAGGCAAACACAACACAATCCCTTCAGACCAATGAAATAAAACAGAAGGTCGCATGTTCTGTTTGATCTCTTAAAAACGTTAGCATATATGTTAACATTTTTCTACAATGGTTATTTTCATTGTACTCACAAAAGCAGATTGGAATTTGAATACTTGGTAATAAAAAGAGCTTCTTTAAAAGAAAAGCTCCCCCCCATATTGCTCAGTCAGCTCTTCATCATTTAATACACTGTTAAATGGGTTTGAAAAGGATTTTTTAAGGTTTCATTGTGGCACCAAGGCCATTTTTCAACCTCCTGTTTAAGATAAAGTTCAGTTACATACAAAAAGCTACGTCCGCTAAACCCACACATATCTTGGCCTACACATTAACCATCTGCATATTAATGAGGTCATTGTACTTTCAGTTTTGTAATTTCCCTTATCTAGTCCTGAACCAAAAGGACCATACCTGAAGAATTCCCAGGGGAACTGATAACTAAATAGTTACAGGTGCCAGTCCAATTGCAGGGATGGAGAAGGAACAGTTGTATCATTCAGTTTGATGAAAGCAGTATGGCTTAATTCCCTCATCCACCTTAATCTGTATGTTCCTTCGATATTAGTATGTTGAGCTGTTACCACGTCTCCTTTTTCTTGGTTTTTGTAATAGAAGAGAGAGTTATTTCATTAACTAGATTCTGAAATTGTATTTTTAGTAAACACCAAAAATGTTGTCATTTCTCAGGGCTGAAGGTGAGGAGCAGACACGAGTTAGTTTGAACTGCACTCAGAAGGCACTACTGGAGGTGGTAGCATTATTGTCACAGAACAGCCTTCTTTATCACAAGACTGAAATAATGCTATTACAGAAGGTAACAGAATTCACACATGGCGAATTCATTGCTTGTAAAAGG belongs to Pelodiscus sinensis isolate JC-2024 chromosome 7, ASM4963464v1, whole genome shotgun sequence and includes:
- the NIF3L1 gene encoding NIF3-like protein 1; amino-acid sequence: MCMLLSCVHLIHQPLRRIQSWFVLPSRSFMDLKALVSSLNDFASLSLAESWDNVGLLVEPSPPHSVSTLFLTNDLTEEVMQEALQKKADLILSYHPPIFRALKRITWNTWKERLVIRALEHRVGIYSPHTAYDAIPHGVNNWLAKGLGACTTIPLRPSMAPSYPTEGTHHVEFSMGHTEHLETVISSIQKIPEISSLITVPARAEGEEQTRVSLNCTQKALLEVVALLSQNSLLYHKTEIMLLQKPLLPYTGMGRLCTLSEPVSLSDLVERIKSHLKLPHIRLALGMGKTLESQVKVAALCAGSGSSILQGVEADLYLTGEMSHHEVLDAVANGISVILCEHSNTERGFLSELQDMLTTYLENKINIIVSERDRDPLHVV